From Mastacembelus armatus chromosome 13, fMasArm1.2, whole genome shotgun sequence, one genomic window encodes:
- the ompa gene encoding olfactory marker protein a: MDTTEAPSNSIVLVFKEDTALTEMMRLRVSSLQRSGQKRQDGERLLLPHEAVYRLDFGIQELNFSRWNFSLSGYGRVTITGISQHWTPDLTNLMTRQLLEPIGTFWRNTGDPEDSPLKWLEADMQEFGERIAELAKVRKVMYFLLAFKDGAEAANLSCSVEFTPEK; encoded by the exons ATGGACACGACCGAGGCTCCTTCCAACTCTATTGTACTGGTGTTTAAAGAAGACACTGCGCTGACAGAG ATGATGCGTCTTCGTGTGTCGTCTTTGCAGCGGTCAGGGCAGAAGCGTCAGGATGGTGAACGCCTGCTTCTTCCCCATGAGGCCGTGTATCGGCTGGACTTTGGCATCCAGGAGCTGAACTTCTCCCGCTGGAACTTCTCTCTCTCCGGCTACGGTCGCGTCACCATCACCGGCATTTCCCAGCACTGGACCCCTGACCTCACCAATCTGATGACCCGTCAGCTGCTGGAACCGATCGGAACGTTTTGGCGTAACACCGGCGACCCGGAGGATTCACCGCTGAAATGGTTGGAGGCAGACATGCAGGAGTTCGGAGAAAGAATCGCTGAGCTGGCGAAGGTCAGGAAGGTCATGTACTTCCTGCTTGCTTTCAAGGACGGAGCAGAGGCGGCAAACCTCAGCTGCTCGGTCGAGTTCACACCagagaaataa